TGTACGCGCCAACAGCATTTCGTCGGTTTCCTCGGCCAGGAGACTGGCCTCTGATTTGGAAAACGTGTGCTCATCGGAATTGGACAACCGATGCAGATAGGAGGAGACCCGTTGCAGCAACCGATTGACATCCTCATCGGTGCATTCGATTTTTTTCGGTTTCGTCTCGGTTGAAATGCCCCGAACCTTTTCCTTGAGGTCCTCAGTGCTGTAATGACGTTGGATCTCGATTCCCAAGCCCCCTTCGCGGCAGGAGGCAACCCGACAGTTCATGTCCACCAAAGTGTTGAACATGGTGAATAAAATGGTTCCGGTGCTTCCAGTAGGGATGTTTTTCAGATCCGTGTCGGATGTAAAGAAAACGCCACCGAAACCGATATCATCGGCAAAACCAGCAATTTCGCCAATTCCATCCAATACCA
The window above is part of the Magnetococcales bacterium genome. Proteins encoded here:
- a CDS encoding PilZ domain-containing protein, which produces MNNQVKASEGIRVAGKRKHWRASTRESATLVLDGIGEIAGFADDIGFGGVFFTSDTDLKNIPTGSTGTILFTMFNTLVDMNCRVASCREGGLGIEIQRHYSTEDLKEKVRGISTETKPKKIECTDEDVNRLLQRVSSYLHRLSNSDEHTFSKSEASLLAEETDEMLLARTTPAVSLP